GACGGTCCGGATTCTGAATACGGGCAGCGCGACGCGCAGCGTCGGCGATAGGGGTGTCATCCCACTCGGGAGGAATCATGAACGTCCTTTGCGTGACAGAGTGTGTGGTGCAGCGTGGCCGTGTTTCACGTGAAACGCGGGGTGTACCGAGTGCCCTTCATCGATAGCCTAGTCCCCGCACGGGCGCCGAACAACGAAAGTTTCACGTGAAACCGCCAGCCGAAATAACATCGTTGTCATTCAGCGTAGGCGCTCGACGTCCACCACGAAAGTAGGCTGCGACAGGACCGCGGCACCGACCTCCAGGACCGTTCCAGCCGAGCCGCCAGCCCGAGTGAGTTCCCGTGCATCACGGACCAGTTCTTCTTGCGCCGACGAGCCTTTCAATGCCTTCACATGCCCACCCACGCTCGCCAGCGGCAGGGACCAACCCATCAGACGACCGACAGGTGCCACCGCGCGCGAGGTGACCACGTCTGCACCACCAACCGCCGTGGCGATGTCCTTCTCCTCCGCACGTCCGCGGAACACCTCGACATTGTCAAGAGCCAGATCAGCGACAACTTCGTTCAGGAACGTCACACGCCGCAGCAGGGGCTCAACGAGTTGGACCCGTAGATCGGGTCGAGCTATAGCCAAGGGGATTCCAGGGAGCCCGGCGCCAGAACCGACATCCACGACGCGGGCCCCATCCTCCACAACCTCACCCAGGACTGCGCTGTTCAGAATGTGACGCTCCCACAACCGGTCGACCTCACGCGGGCCGATCAGGCCGCGGACAACGCCCGCATCGCGTAGCCACCCTGCATAGCGCGACGCAAGGGCCGTGCGGTCACTGAAGACCGTCTCGGCCTCCGGGGGAGGGGAGGGGGCGTCCTGGGGCGAGAGGTACTCTTCTGACTGGCTCACGCTCCCAGTGTAGCGAGGACCCGGACGTGGAAATACAGAAGACCCCGCTCCCTCTGACAGGAGCGGGGTCTGTGCGGCGGGTGGGAGCTTACTTCCCGTCATCTTTCTTCGGCTTTTTGGGCTTGGCGCCCGGCTTCGGAGCGGTGGAGCGTTTGGCCTCGATCTTCGCGGCCTTCTCTTCCTCTTCCTCACGATCCATCTTCCGGAAGACCAGGAGCTGCTGGACGAACATCCAGGACGTGTTGGCGCACATGTAGACAGCCAGACCGACCTGCCAGAGGAAACCGCCGGCAAACATGAAGACGGGCAGGACCCAGAGCATGAGTTTCTGCATCATCATCATCTGGTTCTGCATCATGTCTTCCTGCGCCGTCGCGTTCTTCTTCTTCGGCTGCGCAGCCTGACGCTTCTTCTGGCGGTCCATCGACATGCGGGCATTGAAGTGCATGAGCACCGACGCAATGAGCATCAGGGGAAGCACCACGATGACGATGTTCCACTGGGCGAAGTCCACATTGCCGTTCGGGTCAAAGGCCCTGTAGGAGTCCTTCTCCATCGTGATGAACGCCGACAACGGCGTACCGAACAAGCGCGCGTCGAGGAAGGACTGGACCTCGTCCACGCCGAAGAAGTAATTCGAGGTGTTCCGGGTCTCTTCGATCGACATGCCCAGCTGACCGGTGCCGGTGCCGGTACGGTTGAATGACCGGAGCACATGGAACAAACCGATGAAGATCGGGATCTGCACCAGC
The genomic region above belongs to Corynebacterium glyciniphilum AJ 3170 and contains:
- the rsmG gene encoding 16S rRNA (guanine(527)-N(7))-methyltransferase RsmG; this encodes MSQSEEYLSPQDAPSPPPEAETVFSDRTALASRYAGWLRDAGVVRGLIGPREVDRLWERHILNSAVLGEVVEDGARVVDVGSGAGLPGIPLAIARPDLRVQLVEPLLRRVTFLNEVVADLALDNVEVFRGRAEEKDIATAVGGADVVTSRAVAPVGRLMGWSLPLASVGGHVKALKGSSAQEELVRDARELTRAGGSAGTVLEVGAAVLSQPTFVVDVERLR
- the yidC gene encoding membrane protein insertase YidC, producing MLDFIYYPISAVLWFWHKAFGFVLGPDSGLSWALAIIFLVVTIRGLLVRPTIKQLRSSRKMQEMQPRMQEIRKKYAKDQQTQAMEMRKLQKEMGVNPLASCLPMLVQIPIFIGLFHVLRSFNRTGTGTGQLGMSIEETRNTSNYFFGVDEVQSFLDARLFGTPLSAFITMEKDSYRAFDPNGNVDFAQWNIVIVVLPLMLIASVLMHFNARMSMDRQKKRQAAQPKKKNATAQEDMMQNQMMMMQKLMLWVLPVFMFAGGFLWQVGLAVYMCANTSWMFVQQLLVFRKMDREEEEEKAAKIEAKRSTAPKPGAKPKKPKKDDGK